The following DNA comes from Thermogemmatispora onikobensis.
CCAGCGCGGCGGCAGACGGGACCAGGCTCGATCGCTCTTGATCAAGCCCGGCCCCGCTGACATTCAGGCAACCAAATGGTAAGGCAACAGAGCACTGTGGGCGCATCTGCTCAAGTTCGCTCGCCGTTCTCGCGCGTTCGTCCGCCGGTCGCTCGTCTGGTCGGTCGGGCCTGCTCAGGCCAGGCCCTTGGCGGGCGCCTCCAGGCTCACACCGGAGACCGGTGGATAGACCTGGACCGTCTCGCCGTTCTGCCATTGGAGCATAATGGCCTGAACGGGATCAGCGTGATTGCTGCCAAAGTGAATCGGGCCAACAGGATAGGTCTTGTTTGTCTGGCCAATAGCCCGATTAATGGCCTCGGGATCGGTCGAGCCGGCGCGCTTGATGGCATCGAAGAGGACCTGGGTGATCGAGTAGCCCATGATGTAGCCGGCTTGCTCAATGGTGGCCTTGATACCAGCCTTTTGCGCCCGCGCCGCCAGCTCCTGGCTGCCAGGATAGTTAAAGGAACGAGACCAGAAGTTGGCAATGAGAGCGCCCTCGCCGACGTTCCCCAGCGCCTGCATCCAGGTGGTAGTCGAAGAGCCTTTCTCGCTCTCGGCAATCGTCGGATGGTAGCCCAGGGCCTTCATCTGCTTCCAGAGGGCCATAGCATCGGGCGGCGTCATCTGAGTAATCAGCACCTCGGCATTGGCGGCCTTGGCGGCGGCAATCTGACTAGAGAAGTTGGTAGTGCCCACGGGGAAGATCGCCCGATAGGCAATGGTATAGCCAAACTGCGGCGCCTCTTCGGTCCAGAGCTTGCCCATCGTCACCCCATCCTCCTCGTTATCGGTGAAGAGAGCCACGCGCTTGTTCGTCTTGACCATATTGGCCACCTGGAAGCTCATGCTGGTCTGCTGCTTCTCATCGAAGAAGACATCCCAGGCATATTGCCAGCCCGAAGGGCGCGCCGAGAGCCAGGCCTCGATGGGGGCCGTGGTCGAGATCAGGGGGCGCTTCACGCGCTCGGCCACCTGCGAGACTGGGATGACCAGCGGCGGTGTGAACGGCCCCAGCAGAGCCACGGCGTTATTCTGCAAATAGAGGGTTGTCGCCTGGTTGCTGGCGGTATTGGGATCGGAGGTGTTGTCGAGAATCACCAGGTTGATATGATACTTCTGCCCGTTGACCTCCAGTCCTCCAGCGGCATTGATGTCGTCAACGGCGGCCTGATAGCCGGCCTTTAGTAGGACGCCGACAGCAGCCAGCGCTCCCGTTAAGGGCAGCGTCGCCCCAATGACAATCGTCTGGTTGCTGGAGCCACCCGTGCCACCACAGGCGACCATGCTCAGGGCCAGCATGGCCATGAGAAATAAGGACCGCGCTGCCTTACAGACTGTGCTCATGTACTTCTCCTCCTCTGCAGTGTCTGTCTCTCGACCGGAGACGTTCGCCGCTGAACGCTGGCGACCTTCTTTGCTCGCGTGGGCGCTCGTTCGCTTGTTCGCCTGTTGCCGATGCTACTCGTTCACTTGCTTGCTTGTTTGTTTGTTTGCTTGCTTGCTTTCCTCCCTTCCTCTACCGGTACTGGTGAGCCACAGCGGGCGCGACAGAGCTGCGATGGCCCGCGATCTGGCTCAGGTGCCCGAGACAGGATGTTGCTCGTGCTCGCTGACTGCTGGCGAGCCAGCAGGGCTGGCAGTGGCCGCCGCGACGCCCAGGTAGGCTTGCTGCAGCGCCGGGTGGGCGCGCACCTGGTCCGGCGTACCGCAGAAGACGACGCGCCCTCGCTCCAGGACGTAGACCCGGTCGGCCACTGCCAGCGAGCGCTGGACATGCTGCTCGATGAGGACGACGCTGATTCCCCAGGCCAGGATTTGCGGCAGGGCCGCGAAGAGCTGGTCAACGACCGCCGGAGCCAGGCCCAGCG
Coding sequences within:
- a CDS encoding amino acid ABC transporter substrate-binding protein, whose amino-acid sequence is MSTVCKAARSLFLMAMLALSMVACGGTGGSSNQTIVIGATLPLTGALAAVGVLLKAGYQAAVDDINAAGGLEVNGQKYHINLVILDNTSDPNTASNQATTLYLQNNAVALLGPFTPPLVIPVSQVAERVKRPLISTTAPIEAWLSARPSGWQYAWDVFFDEKQQTSMSFQVANMVKTNKRVALFTDNEEDGVTMGKLWTEEAPQFGYTIAYRAIFPVGTTNFSSQIAAAKAANAEVLITQMTPPDAMALWKQMKALGYHPTIAESEKGSSTTTWMQALGNVGEGALIANFWSRSFNYPGSQELAARAQKAGIKATIEQAGYIMGYSITQVLFDAIKRAGSTDPEAINRAIGQTNKTYPVGPIHFGSNHADPVQAIMLQWQNGETVQVYPPVSGVSLEAPAKGLA
- a CDS encoding ATP-binding cassette domain-containing protein produces the protein IQENLELGAVYATRGATTSFARRLERVYDLFPVLRERAGSQAGRLSGGQQQMVAIGRALMAEPRLLLLDELSLGLAPAVVDQLFAALPQILAWGISVVLIEQHVQRSLAVADRVYVLERGRVVFCGTPDQVRAHPALQQAYLGVAAATASPAGSPAVSEHEQHPVSGT